In Anoplopoma fimbria isolate UVic2021 breed Golden Eagle Sablefish chromosome 7, Afim_UVic_2022, whole genome shotgun sequence, the DNA window GCCCGTGTAAGtgtcatattattatatatttgatgATATGATTATGTTTACGGTTGCATTAATGTCTGAGCAGCATTTCTTTTTAGCTGTTGAAGGGCCAGCCATTGTATGTTGTTGGTTAGTTTCgatgcattacattttaaagatcaAAAATCTCAATTTGCAAATCAGCAAAAGCTGTGCAATAAATTTCAAAAGTACAAAGTGCAGTATTCCCCTCTGAGATGTTGTAGAGTactaaaaaaagtacaaatacctcaaaGTGTCCTTGTAATTGCATATCCAACCCCTTTTAATACACACAGGGActataaagacataaataactAATGAGGCATTTGATGTGGTGAAATGGAGAAGCTGACATATCTGACATCTGGTGGACACGCAGGTAAATGCAGGACAATGGAGCAACAAGGACACAACGACGGCAGAAGTGACAATCCCCCTCTTCTTTCTATATTTATCCCGGCAGACTCCCTCAGATTTCAGACGCCCTGTCCTTCGTTAAGGAGATCCTCCaacagctgaccaatcagagagcttcCATCGAGGAGGACATCCAGTCGAGCTTTGAGGATCTGCACAAGCAGCTGGATGTCCGGAAGAGTGTtctgctgatggagctggagGTCACGTATGGACTCAAACAGAAGGTGATTCTGGTGATTAATGTTTGTGAAAGCACTGCCTCTCCTTCCACGAGGCtacttcacaaaataaaaaaatatatatctgtttCCAGGTCCTCCAGGCTCAAGTGGACAGCCTCGTCCGGGGAGAGGGGGACATCGAGGCTTCCTGCACCCAGACGGAGGAGGCTCTGGCTGGGGAGGCGTGTGTGGCGAGCCTGCAGGCGGAGCAGGAGCTGCGGGAGAGGCTGGGGGAGCTGGCCGGACTCGGGCTGCCGTGCCAGCCGGAGGAGAACGACCAGCTGGATCTGCTGCTGGAGACAGACGGGCTGAGGAAGTCCATACACAACCTGGGGACCATCGTCACAACCAGGCGAGACAACTAATATCCAGGCCGGAGCtataaaagcatttttctttttacatttgacaCCGTTTGACCGTCCTTGTCTTCCTCTTCTACCTCAGTGCGGTGGCGAGCCAGAGCGAAGCCATGGGTGCTGGCCTGGAGCAGTGCGTTGTGGGACATCCTGCCTCGGTTACCATAGTGACAAGAGACAAGTCAGGAGGAGCCTGCAAGAGTGGCAACGCAATCCTGTCAGCTGAGGTTGGTTTTTACGTCCACACTCAAACAAAATGTAGCCCAAAACTTTGGACACTTCAACAGGAAATAACAGAATGTTCCTCATGTGTTGAACCAGGTCTTCACCCCCGATGGAAGCATAGTGGACGGGGAAATAGTGGACCACAAGAATGGGACTTATGAGTTTGTGTACACGGTGCCGAAGGAGGGCGACTTCTCGCTGGCTCTCCGTCTGTACGACCAACACATCAAAGGAAGCCCCTTCAAACTGACCATCAACAGGGTCTTAGAAGCAGAAGTAGAGGTGGGTGGAGGGTAGCTTTGTCTTCATTATCCAACTACAGCTGGAGAACCACTGACCCATCTTCTGTCATACTCTGAAATGTCCAGTTAAGGCCAAGGTTTGCTTGAAGCAAACTAGTTCGTACGAAGTGACATCCAACTTCGTCCGAAGGAAAAGGTGTTCATAGCTGCCACACTGGAAGGAAGGCTGAAAAGACTGAACTGTAAAGAAAGGCAAGATGCAGTTATTGCAGTGATAACAGTGCACACGTTTGCACAATCTTTCCTCGAAGGCATTCATGGTGGTGCAGTAGTTTGTTGAACCAGCtgtttaaaatactttgatttaatgCAAACTAGAGAACTTGAACCAAaaacgattttttttttgcaaagtttGTAGGTTTTCTGGTTAACATGAACTAAACACCTACAATTCATACCACCATCTCCAGGTgtccccctccaccaccacagcAACCAACTCAGCAGCCTACGCCACCCCGTCCACGGGCTCCTCTGAGGGGGCAAAGAGACGAGGGAAGTCCCCCGGCCAGAAGAAAAAGGGCTCCAAGAGGGCCAGCAGCGCCCTGGGAACCCCACGACGCAAGACCCAGAACCCCATTGAGGACGACCTCATCTTCCGGATTGGTGCGACATCATAGCTTTGGAGGCTTAAGCTATTATTAAAGCTATAACATTCATGAATTTGGGTTAACTGCTGGCTGCCATATGATCAATTTTGTGTTTGACCCTGCTCTCTTCAGGAACGAAGGGGAGGAACAAAGGAGAGTTCACCAACCTTCAGGGAGTCGCAGCCTCATCCAGTGGCAGGATAATAATTGCTGACAGCAACAATCAGTGCGTCCAGGTAAAGTACTTTTCCTATGGTCATCACTTTCCAAATGGCTGTCCGTTTATAAGTCAAGGGAATCCATAATGTCCTCACACGTGTCTTCCCACTGCAGATATTCTCCAACGAAGGGGAATTCAAGAGTCGTTTTGGGTTGCGGGGGCGGTCACCAGGGCAACTGCAGCGTCCCACCGGCGTGGCTGTGCACCCCACTGGTGACATCATCATCGCCGACTATGACAACAAGTGGGTCAGCATCTTCACCAGCGAGGGCAAGTACAAGGTAGGTACACAGATGTGGCATTTAATTGAGCTTCAGTACAGAAatacaaatcatattttattgttcaaggacattttaatgctttcctgatacatgaaaaacaaattgttCAAACTCacatgtattgtgttttgttgaatgGTTCTTCCTTCTCGTTGGTCATATGTGGCATCCATCAGGCGAAGCTTGGCTCTGGCAGACTCATGGGGCCAAAGGGCGTATCTGTGGACCAGAACGGTCATGTGATCGTGGTGGACAACAAGGCGTGCACTGTCTTCATCTTCCAGCTGACCGGCAAGCTCATCGCCAAGTTTGGTAGTCGAGGCAACGGGGACAAGCAATTTGCAGGTAGTGCTTGTTCAATGAGACAGACTCTCTGGAAATGAATCAGAAAGATTCAAGACAAAAGGCTGACAACCATGCTTAAATCACACATACTACCAAGACTACAGTCACATGAGGTTACATTATAACTTTACTAAGACCAGTGTATTTATAACTACCTGTTTTTGTcgtttctctgctgctgtcctgAAGGTCCACACTTTGCAGCAGTGAACAATAACAATGAGATCATCGTGACTGACTTCCACAACCACTCTGTCAAGGTAAGGCCTTGCTGACTGAATATGACCTTATTACATTCTCCCTTGACCTGTTTGTATTGAGATGATACCTTTATGCTTGTGTCATCACGGCAAACAGGTAGATATCTAATTTGtggctcaaggacacttcaacaggACTTGTCACCATGGAACCATGATATACTACACTTACTTTGTCCCTGACAGGTTTTCACCCCTGAGGGAGAGCTGGTGTTGAAATTTGGCTCCAACGGTGAGGGAAACGGCCAGTTCAACGCTCCCACTGGTGTAGCTGTGGACGTTAATGGGAACATCATCGTAGCTGACTGGGGCAACAGTAGAATACAGGTACATCCAGCTTGTAATGACAAGAAGCCCTTCAAGGGAGTGTTGGGAGTGTTTGCAgtgttaaaaacacatgttcTCTCTTTGTTGAAACACTTCCAGGTGTTTGACGGCAGTGGCTCCTTCCTCTCATACATCAACACGTCAGCGGACCCTCTGTACGGACCCCAAGGTCTGGCTCTGACCTCAGACGGACATGTGGTAGTGGCCGACTCTGGCAACCACTGCTTCAAAGTCTACCGCTACCTGCAATGATGGAGGCTTGGACGGAGAAGCGAAGTGGAGGAAGGGAAGAAAGATGGAATGAGCAGTTGTTGGAGCAGAGAGATATGGTGCACGATGTCAAATTCTAGGAATTATTGCATGAACCTCTACCTGCAACCAtggaaggagggatggagaggaaagaggTGGAAGCAAAGAAGAAGGATTAGCCATCATTACATCATTAGACCATAATGAAACGACATCTTTTGGACAAAGTATCATCATAGTAATCGTCATAGCAAACGTCATAGTAAACGTCATAgtaaacgtaaaaaaaaagacaatggtTGGACAAAGATTGGCCTTTGAACTACATTCCCTTAAAGTCTAAAGAGGGACGAGAATATTAGCAGATAAGGGATGATAGAACGATGGTCGCTTCAAGAGTTCGCTGGACTTCACGCAAATTAGAGAAATATCGCAGAATGGGACCCAGGAGTGACGCAAGGCTGGAGTAAAAACAATTATGCAAAGACTAATTCTTGATGTCAAACTCTGGAcgttcctcttcctcccagcTTGGCATTATCTTAAATCGGAGgagtggatgaaaaaaaaaggctttaaaaaagaaaggaagagcaAATAAAGTTTGCAAAAGAAGATGACGAAAACGTCTTTGGAAACCACTGCTTCCTAAACCCACAATGGAGTGAATGATGGATAAAGGCATTAAAGAAGGATCAAAGACATGAGTGTATGAATAAAGGCTGATGTTTTGGAGAGAATGGAATGGGAGATaacatttttgtaatgttttgccTTCTCATGTTGTATGTCATAATGGCCACTGAGCTAAAAGAGGTCTACGTCTTAGTTTGAAATAATCTCTTACTCCAGGTCATTACCACACATTTTCCAATATGTCTTTTTAACCATAGATCAAATTTGTGCACCAACTCTGAAGCGTggaagctaacattagctaacacGTTTTAGAGGTTGTCAGGTCGCCCTTGAGCAATGCACTTAACTTTAAACTGTTCTTGCAGTAGAggtattaaaatattattagaCTAAGACATAGGCCACTTTTAGCCTGGTGTCCATTGTTTGTCCCTTGTCTGATTAAGGaatgtttatttagtttcttGCCATATGCTAGTGATATTTAGGTCTTAGGCAATAGATTAAACATTAGAAATGATTGCTTGACTCTGATTGTCTGGATGGATGATTTAATTGGTTGATTGACATTGACAAGCAGCATCATCTTATCTATGCTCGGTTTGAGTGTGTCATATATTTTTCCTGAGAAATCTGTTgcaaggaggaaaaaaaaggtctataAATCTATCCTATATATTTGTGAGAATACCTTTAATAATATCATGTAAAATGTTGGAATCAGTAACAATTTTACAAACTCGTCTCAGTAAAAACATGAGGTCGGGGGACGACGACATTCTAGaatgtttccattcatttttcaacattgcCAAGGGTTCTAGAATGTTTTGAGAATTCCGAGAAGTGCTTGTACGATTCCACATGTTCTGCCATCACTCATAAAATCAAGCATGCCTCTGTGTTAT includes these proteins:
- the trim2b gene encoding tripartite motif-containing protein 2 isoform X1; protein product: MEAHQHSPDSSSEECTVLEAPPGKNACLQHAGKVAELFCSACECALCEDCVPDHEEHPQVALSQALEQHRSSLQERLGGVQNRLPQISDALSFVKEILQQLTNQRASIEEDIQSSFEDLHKQLDVRKSVLLMELEVTYGLKQKVLQAQVDSLVRGEGDIEASCTQTEEALAGEACVASLQAEQELRERLGELAGLGLPCQPEENDQLDLLLETDGLRKSIHNLGTIVTTSAVASQSEAMGAGLEQCVVGHPASVTIVTRDKSGGACKSGNAILSAEVFTPDGSIVDGEIVDHKNGTYEFVYTVPKEGDFSLALRLYDQHIKGSPFKLTINRVLEAEVEVSPSTTTATNSAAYATPSTGSSEGAKRRGKSPGQKKKGSKRASSALGTPRRKTQNPIEDDLIFRIGTKGRNKGEFTNLQGVAASSSGRIIIADSNNQCVQIFSNEGEFKSRFGLRGRSPGQLQRPTGVAVHPTGDIIIADYDNKWVSIFTSEGKYKAKLGSGRLMGPKGVSVDQNGHVIVVDNKACTVFIFQLTGKLIAKFGSRGNGDKQFAGPHFAAVNNNNEIIVTDFHNHSVKVFTPEGELVLKFGSNGEGNGQFNAPTGVAVDVNGNIIVADWGNSRIQVFDGSGSFLSYINTSADPLYGPQGLALTSDGHVVVADSGNHCFKVYRYLQ
- the trim2b gene encoding tripartite motif-containing protein 2 isoform X2 — translated: MEAHQHSPDSSSEECTVLEAPPGKNACLQHAGKVAELFCSACECALCEDCVPDHEEHPQVALSQALEQHRSSLQERLGGVQNRLPQISDALSFVKEILQQLTNQRASIEEDIQSSFEDLHKQLDVRKSVLLMELEVTYGLKQKVLQAQVDSLVRGEGDIEASCTQTEEALAGEACVASLQAEQELRERLGELAGLGLPCQPEENDQLDLLLETDGLRKSIHNLGTIVTTSAVASQSEAMGAGLEQCVVGHPASVTIVTRDKSGGACKSGNAILSAEVFTPDGSIVDGEIVDHKNGTYEFVYTVPKEGDFSLALRLYDQHIKGSPFKLTINRVLEVSPSTTTATNSAAYATPSTGSSEGAKRRGKSPGQKKKGSKRASSALGTPRRKTQNPIEDDLIFRIGTKGRNKGEFTNLQGVAASSSGRIIIADSNNQCVQIFSNEGEFKSRFGLRGRSPGQLQRPTGVAVHPTGDIIIADYDNKWVSIFTSEGKYKAKLGSGRLMGPKGVSVDQNGHVIVVDNKACTVFIFQLTGKLIAKFGSRGNGDKQFAGPHFAAVNNNNEIIVTDFHNHSVKVFTPEGELVLKFGSNGEGNGQFNAPTGVAVDVNGNIIVADWGNSRIQVFDGSGSFLSYINTSADPLYGPQGLALTSDGHVVVADSGNHCFKVYRYLQ